The Bacillus sp. B-jedd sequence CGGATGCCTTCTATAAAGGGGAGATAGCCGAAGCGCTTGCGGATGTTGTCCAGGATTTCGGTGGTTCCATGAAGGCAAGTGACTTGAAGAAGTATGATGTCACAATCGATGAGCCTATCTGGGGAGACTACAAGGGATATCAAATTGCGAGCATGCCGCCTCCAAGTTCGGGCGGGGTCTTTCTTTTGCAAATGCTAAAAATTCTCGATGGATTTAATCTGTCCCAATATGATGTCAATTCTGTTGAGAAGTATCACTTGCTGGCGGAAACGATGCACCTTGCCTATGCCGATCGTGCATCTTACGCCGGCGACCCTGAATTTGTGAAGGTGCCCGTCAACGGATTGCTGCATCCTGACTATATTAAGGAGCGCCAGCAGTTGATTAGCCTGGACAGCGTGAACAAGAATGTAACAGCCGGGGATCCGTGGAAATATGAAGAGGCTGGTGCGAATTATACGCCAACAAGCCAGCCGGATGATAAGAAGTACGGGGAGACGACTCACTTTACGGTAGCGGATCGGTGGGGGAACGTCGTATCTTACACAACAACAATTGAGCAGCTTTTCGGAACAGGCATCATGGTTCCTGGCTACGGAATTATGCTGAACAATGAACTGACCGATTTCGATGCTGTTCCTGGTGGGGCGAACGAAGTCCAGCCGAATAAGCGACCATTGAGCAGCATGACGCCGACAATCGTTTATGAAAATGGCAAGCCAGTGTTGACAGTCGGGTCACCTGGAGGGCCAACGATTATCACTTCCGTCCTGCAGACGATTCTCCATGCGATCGAATATGACATGGAGCTTAAAGCGGCTGTCGAGCAGCCAAGGATTTACACAAATAATATCAATTCCTATCGATATGAAGAGGGAATCAGCCCTAATACCATTTCAAAACTAAATGAAATGGGGCATAAATTCGGGCCTGCACCAACGACGATTGGCAATGTCCAAAGTATTCTCATTGACCATGAAAAAGGAATTTTTAAAGGAGTCGCCGATTCGAGCCGTAATGGGGCGGCAATTGGCATTAATTTAAAAGGGAAAGGGAAGTAAGTCAGGTTGCAAAGGTTTACTTTAGGGCAGCAATTCCCCCCTTGTTGAACTTGGCTTCGCGATTTACAAGAGCGGATTTACTTTCGTTGCATCTTTCATGCAAAAAACTAAGCTGGTCACTCCGCTTAGTTTTTTGCTTTTATGAGGGTTTTTTTGATGATCTAACTCTGATTTGGAGGGTAAATCTGTGAAAACAATCTTACATACGAGTAAATTAAGCCTTATTTCCGTTAATAAAAACTAATGGAAAAAAGTATATAATCCGTTAGAATGGTCGATTTAAATGCCTGCGTACAAACTGTACATGTCCTAAAACATTTATTGAAAAACTTTATCAAAAAGAGTGAGAGATGTAATATCGAGCGACTTTGGAATGTCGCTATGCAAATTAAATTAGGCAAAAGATTGCTCGGCACCAAGCCGAGCTTTTTATTTGGAAGGAGTTGATTTGTGCAGAATTGAATTTCGAGAAGTGTATTGTTTGGGTTCGATGCATCTTATCTCCCCTGCCATATTCTTTTTTACTGAATACATCTGGCAAAATCAGAACCGTCCCCACTCAGTCCGAATCAGCCAACAAAAGTTTTTACAGGAAGTGTAGTGGTTTTTGTTTTGCCTTCGTCTATTTGTGTGGAGTAGGAAAGGGGGGAGAGAGATTAGTGATTCAGTATTGATTGAGAAGGTGCTGTCTGGGAGTGACCAGGCGTTCAGGGTTCTTGTTGAGAAGTACCGGCATGATGTGTTCCGGACTGTTTATGCCGTGCTTAGGGACCAGAAGGAGGCGGAGGATGCTGCCCAGGAAGTGTTTTTGAAAATCTACAGGTCTCTCCCCCGTTATGAGCACCAGGGATTCAAAACGTGGATAACCCGGATTGCTGTCAATCATGCTATTGATATAAAACGGAAGCTGGCGAGAAGGAAAGAAGAAGCCCTTGAATTCCAGGGGCAGGAGGTATTCGCGACCGTCAGGGATAGTGTTGAAGAGCAAATGTTCCTTAAAGAAAAACAGCGGCTTGTCAGGGAGCGGCTTGAAGAAGTCCCGGAAAATTATCGGGATGTAATTGTTGGCTTTTACATAGCTGAAAAGTCCTATCAGGAAATGGCCGAAGAACAGCAGGTAGCTGTCAAGACGATTGAGACCAAGTTGTATCGGGCCCGGAATTGGATGAAGAAGCATTGGGAGGAGGACGATTTTTCATGAAGCATTATTCATTAGCTGACTGGCTTGCTTATATAGAAGGGGAAGCGGATGCGCACCAACAGGCGGAAATGGAAGACCATCTCTACTCCTGCGCAGAGTGCCTCGATCTCTATTCGACCGGGATCGAAATCAATGAGGAACATTTCCCCGGCATTCAGAACCCGGAATTTACGGATTATGTCATGCAACAAATCAATTTTGTCAAAGGGCGGGGGGAAGAAGACGGCAACACAGTGAGCCGGTTGATCCCGAACGAAAAGCCTTATTACCGAAACCAGGTATTCCACTACATCGTGGCGGCAGCGGCGACCCTGCTGCTTATGTTCTCCGGCGTCTTCCAATCCATCACCGCGATAGCCGGCAATATTGATTCACAAACAAAGAATAGGTCTTACACCGAAGGTATTATTACCAAAACATTCGCATGGATGGACTCTCTGGAAAAGAACAAGGAGGATGAACAATAAATGAAGAATCCAATTGCGGCGCTGACTCTGTCTGTTTTTCCCGGACTTGGCCATATTTACAACGGCAAAATTTTTAAGGGGCTGCTTTATTTAATTACGATTGTAGGGACTGAACTGTTTGCTGCGCTAGCTTTTATGAACAACGAACCAGACCTTGGCGTAATCAGCTTTTTCATCGGCCTGATCCTTTATATCATTAGCTTTATCGATATTGGAAGGCAACTATCTAAGAGTTTTGTGAAAAAAACTGAGGTCGCAGGCGGTGATGAGAAGCATGCTAATCAGGAGTCTGAACGGTTTTATGCGATCATCCTCTCGCTCATCCCCGGTCTTGGCCACTTTCAGATTGGCCTGTTGAACCGCGGGGTAACACTGCTTGCTTCATTCATAGGGTGTGGTGTGATGGTCATGTTTGTGACCGTCATGACCGGCAGAGGTGAGTTTCTTGTTTTCCTGGCTGTGCTGCCAATTATTTGGCTATACGGATTTTTTGACGCGACCGTCCAGCTTAATAAGAAACAGCGCGGCGAGATTCTTGTCGACAGGACGATTTTTGAGGAATTCGAAATGCGCAGGGAAGATGGCAAAAAAAGCCGGGCCATCGCAACGTTCCTTTCCATTTTTCCTGGTGCGGGGCATCTCTATCTTGGCTTGCAGCGCCGGGGCATCCAGCTTATGGCAGCCTTCCTATTTGCAATCTACATTTTGGATGTTCTCAGGCTGGGCATCTTCCTGTTCCTGATTCCAATCATTTGGTTCTACAGCTTTTTTGACGGCCTGCAGAAGGCGTCACGAAGCGGCAGTGAATCTTTGGAGGATATTCCCGTCATCACCTATTTTGTGAACCATCAGAGATGGGTCGGCATCGGCCTAGTGGCCCTTGGGTTTTATTATCTGTTCACGAACATTTTCCTGCCGGTTTTCCAGCCAATTATTGCGAAGTTCATAACGGTCGATATGTATATGCTGAGCAACTATCTCCAAACAGCGATTGTGTGCATCCTGTTAATCGGGGGCGGACTTAAGCTGTTGGCAGGGAACAAGGGGAAGAAGGGGGAGTCGGGATTATGAGCAGTATAAACTGGGTTAAGGTTTTGACAGGGATGGCCATGTTGGCCGCTGCAATCATGACGCTTCCGTTTAGAAAAAAAGGAAAGGCGGGGGCTCAATGAGGACGTGGCGGGTTGGTACGTTTACTATGGGTGCAGCACTCCTGTTTCTAGGGGTTCTGCTCCTCTTCTCACAATTTGCGGATTACAGTTTGTACACGGTCATGCTATCCTGGTGGCCTGCTTTATTAATCATCCTTGGAGCTGAAATCCTTCTATTCCTGTTTGTCCAAAAGAAAGAAAATGCCTTTTTGAAATACGATCTTTTAAGCATTTTTATCGTTGGACTATTAGGAACAGCTGGTATTGGTTTTGCCATTGTGAGTTCCACAGGGGTACTGGGAAAGGTTGAAGCGGCAATGAACCGGGAGGGCCGTTCCTTTGAGCTTCCTGAGTTTTCATCTTTAATGGATTCGAATATAAAACGAATTGTTGTAAACACAGCCGGCTATCCTTTGACAATCGAAACGACGGCCAGCAAGGAGGTTTCCCTTTTTGGAACGTATAGGACACAAACCTCAGCAGGCAAAAAGGTGTTGGAAAGTGCCAGCGATTACGTAACAGTAATTGCAAAAGGGGATACCCTCTATCTAAATATGAAACGATTGCCATCAGAGGCATGGCCATTTGATTCCTATTCGTCGCTGGAAGCTACACTGCTTGTTCCCGCTGACGCCAATCTCGATGTTGCGGGAGTGGACAGTGAGCTTTCCTTGAAGCCAAGAGTCCTTCTCGGTAACTGGACAGTGGACCGTGCCTCAGAGGTTTCTCTTCACATGGACAATAAAAGTGATATTAAGGTTACTGGAACGAATATCCAAAGTCTTGCAGGTAAGGACGAATTATGGTCAGTTGTGGGCAGTGATACAAAAAATACTGACGAGGATGGGACTGGCAGGACTGCTGCCTACAAAACTGGTGAGGGGAAATATAGCATCGCCATCTCGAATACATTTAGGGTAAACCTTGAAGGCGGGCGTTAGGTTTGGGTGTCTGCCATAACCGTTTTTTCGGATGAATTTATTCGGAAGTATTCTCATTGACCATGAAAAAAGTATTGTCAAAGGGGTTGGCGATTCGAGCCGGAATGGGGCGGTAATTGGCATCGATTTAAAGGGGAAAAGGAAGTAAATTGTTTGAATGCAGTCTTGCAATGTTTTTGACAAAGAAACGAAGTGGGCCGCTTTCCTTAGGGAAGGCCGGTCCTTTTTGACATTATTGTGTATGTTCTGATGATTGGCCGTTTCTCGAAATTATGTAAGGTAGAATAGAAGGGAAAGCGGGGCTCCAACGGGAATTTGAAGGTGGGAAGGAGATGCTCCGCAGACGGAATGATCACTGTAAAGGAGAATGGCTGTGAAAGTGATTCCTATTTTGGCAGCGGGCGTTTTATTAATGGCGGCTTGTTCTGCATCTGATTCAGCTACAGAGAAGCCGAAGAAAGTGGAAAGTACAGGCGGTTACAAGTCGATTGCCAAGGAAAATGAAGGTGAGGAAACCCCGGCCTTCAAGTCGGTTCCTTCAGCTGAAGCGGAGAAAATGGTTGCAGGTGGCGGGGTGACGGTTATCGATGTCCGGGGGCCGGAGCTATTTGCAGAATCCCATCTGCCGGAAGCGCAAAATATTCCGATAAAAGAAATCGAGGCGAAGTCTTACGACTTGGATCCGAACGGAACCTATTTGATTGTGTGTCAAAAAGGAAAAACCTCGGAAAAGGCAAGCGGACTTCTTGTTGAAAACGGCTATCCAAACGTTATTAATATGAGTGGCGGGATGGATAGCTGGACGGGCGCGACCGAAAAGTCGAAGTAGACGTAGGTACTAAAGGTAACTTCCAGAAGAAAAAGTGAACAGTGCCAGGCATCCGCTCATTTAATGAAAGCGCGGACCGGGTACTGTTTATTTTTTTGCAGAAGGAATCTTGGACTTCCGAAATCGTGGCAATTTTCGAAAATCTTATATATATTTATAGTACAACATGAACGAATGTCTGCTCACATTACATAGGGATACTTATTACATTTTGAGGAGAATGCCGCATGGAAGAGAAAATTGAGAAAGCAATACAAGATATCTACCCTGATGATTTCGCCTGGTGTTATGGCTGTGGACGGTTAAATAAGGATGGCCATCAACTCCGGACAGGTTGGCAAGGCGATAAGACGGTTACGATTTATACGCCTGATTCAAAGTATATGGGAATTCCAGGCTTCATTTATGGCGGAATGATCGCCTCGTTGATTGATTGCCACGGGACAGGGTCTGCCTCGCTTGCTTTACACCGGAAGAATGGGAATGAAATCGGTGATGGGACCGTGCCGCCAAGGTTTGTCACAGCCAGCCTCAATGTGGAATTCCTGAAACCGACTCCGCAGGACGTTCCGCTAAAAGCAATTGGAACAGTTGAAGAAATCCATCCGAAGAAATGGAAGGTCCATACAGAGTTATTTGCAAATGACATTCTTTGCGCCCGTGGAGAGGTCGTTTTGGTCGTCATGCCTAGTACGTTTTTAAATAATAAATAGGAATTTGGTGCCCTGGCACTCCCCGTCATTTTTGCAAGGATTGAATGGGGGAGGGCCAGGTTTGTATTATCAAAGTGATTCCTCTTCGTCTTCCTCATCATCGTCTGAGTACCCCATCTCTGAGAAGGAGTCTACTAAAGCCTCGTGAAATCCCCAGCCAATATCCGCTGTTTCATATAAGATTTGTTTTAAACGGCTAGCAAAAGAGTGGTAGTATTCTTCCTCCATGGCGCATTTCGAGGTGACTTTGTCATACATGCCAACCATACTGTTGTAAAATGTATAGTCAATATCACCAAAGGAATTAGTAAAATCAACACCCAATTCCACGTAGTAAAGCATAAGATCAAGGGTCTTTTCTTCATCTCCTGATAATTTTTCGAAGTTGGCAATCGCCTTTTTTGCTTCGGCAAGGCGAATCGTTGGTTCACCCCGTTTCGTGTAGAACCCGCTTTCCACTGCTTTCTTCGCATTGTTGTACAGTTCCTCTGTTGCTTCATCGCCAAGAAATTTCACGGATAAAATGGACTGGACATCTTTACTTGCTTTAAAAAGCTCTGTTACAAGTTGAATCAGTTCCTTTTGGTCATACTCTTTTAACTTCTTTTTTAATTCCGGGACTTTGATTTTCACTGCTGAACCCCCCTTTTTCTATACTCTTTTTTTCATTATAGAATAAAAAGACTAGATTAGATCGTTTTGCGCTACTGCTGTTTTCCTCATTAGGATAACGGGAAAAGGACTGGAGAACAATATTATAGAAGGAGGCGGAAATCGTGAGTGATGATAAGAAGAAACTGGAGGAAGTGCTTTCGCATTCGCTTGAGGTGGAAGAGGATTTGATGCGGACGTATTTAATCACTGCCGACAATATCCATGAAGATGCTGAGCTGAAGAATCGGCTCGAGAATTTTGCGGAAGGCAACGCGAAGCGAACCGATCAGCTAATGGAAGAGCTTAAGGAGCTAAAGGATAAATAGTTCGAGAAATCTGCTGCAGGACGGATCTGCAGCAGATTTTTTATTTATCCCGGGCAGAAGACTCCTTCTTCGATTGTTGGGAAGCCGCTACCCTGAAAATAAGGAATACCTAATATTTTCATGATTGAACACCACCCCAATTTGCTCTATGATTAAAACAATTAATCTGACTATTTTGCGAGTTTTGAAAGAGGGGTGAGGCGAGTGGAGACAGCCATCAAGGAACTGAAGAATCTGGCGGACTATGACAATGTGCTGGTTGTTGACCGGAACGGGGTTATCCTGTTCTATGACCTCGCCGATGTGAAAATTCTTAAGACGCTCGGCATGCGGCCTGAGGAGTTTATAGGGAGCCGGATTACTTCCTTTTATACGAATCTTACTGAGGAGAACAGCACCCTTTTATCCGCGATTCGGACGGGGGAGTCGCTGTGTAACGTCCGGCAGGAGATGAAGACGAGGACTGGAAATGAATATATTTCGATGAACTCGACATTTCCGATTAAGCAAGGCGAGGAGATTGTCGGAGCGATCGAGTTTTCAAAGCATTTTTTCAAAAAGCCCGATATCCGCGTCATTGACCAGTATGCTGGACACAAGATTTATCGCAAGAATAATACGATTTACACGATAAATGACATCATTACTGAAAACCCTGGGATGCTTGAGATAAAGAGGAAAATTGAGAGGATTGCCAGGTCGGATTCAACGGTGTTCCTATACGGAAGTACCGGTACTGGCAAGGAAATGGTCGCCCAGGCGATCCATAATGCGGGCAGCCGTTACGGAAAGCAGTTCCTATCGCTGAACTGCGGAGCCATTCCGCCAAACTTGATTGAAAGCACGCTGTTTGGAACGGTGAAGGGGAGTTTTACTGGATCGGAAGATATGCCTGGAGCGTTTGAACAGGCGAATGGCGGGACATTGTTCCTTGATGAAATCAATTCGCTTGACCTCCATCTCCAGGTGAAGCTTTTGAAAGCGATAGAGGAAAAGACCATCAGGAGGATTGGCGGCAAAAAGAATATCTTCTTGGATATCCGGGTGATTTCGGCAACAAATGAGCATCCGGAACAATTGCTCGCCGAAAAGCGCTTAAGGGAGGATTTGTACTACCGGCTTGGCGTTGTCCAGCTGGAGCTGCCTCTGCTGAAGGACAGGCCCGAAGACATCAAGCTTCTCCTTGACACTTATATTGCTTTTTACAATGCGCATATGGATGTTGCAGTCGATGGCTATAACGATGAGGTGCTTGATTGCTTTATGGGCTATGATTGGCCCGGGAATGTGCGGGAATTGAAAAACGCGGTCGAGACAGCTTTCAACCAGGTGGAATCAAGGATGATTACCCTTGAGGATATTCCTTACCGGGTTCGCCAGTTCAAAAAAGGCCCGCAGGCATCGGCAGTGCCAATTCGCGGGAAGAGACCGCTGAAGGACGCGGTCGAAGAATTTGAATTAACGCTCATTCAGGAAGCGCTGAAGGAAAGCAACGGTGTCATCGCTGAAAGCGCCCGAATACTCGGTCTGTCGAAGCAGCTTTTAAAGTATAAGATGGAGAAGCATGGATTAAGGTAAAAGAATTTTGACGGAATGAGGGAAAAAATTTTCCCCCATTCCTTTTTTATTTATTGAAAATTCCCCTTATTCAGGCAAAAGAAAAGTTGGCACAAAACTTGCAATAGAAAAAGTATAAGCATTTTAAAGTGGGGAGGCATGCGACAGAAGTTTTTGCGTTCAATTCAAACAAAGGGGATGGGTAATTTGAACAAGCAGCTTGTAAACACGGTTATGTTGGGCTTCGCCCTTTTCGCAATTTTCTTTGGAGCCGGCAATCTAATTTTTCCTCCTTCGATTGGCCTTGCCTCCGGTACTAACTGGCTTCCAGCCTTAATTGGCTTCTCCGTCACCGGGATAGCCCTCCCGCTTTTGGCCGTGTTCGCGATCTTGAATGCGAATGGGAAGTTCGAGGAATTG is a genomic window containing:
- the ggt gene encoding gamma-glutamyltransferase, whose translation is MPLTGQAKKPKFSYDDYSQVDLGKDGMVATAHPLASEIGADVLKKGGNAIDASVAIQFALNVVEPMMSGIGGGGFMMVYDGKTKETTIVNSRERAPAGATPDMFLDDKGNPIPFATRATGGKAVGVPGTLKGLETALDMWGTQNMEQLIGPAVKLAHQGFPIDSVLAEAIADNQEMLSRTAAKDVFLPGGKPLKEGDILVQEDLAKTFKLIRSKGTDAFYKGEIAEALADVVQDFGGSMKASDLKKYDVTIDEPIWGDYKGYQIASMPPPSSGGVFLLQMLKILDGFNLSQYDVNSVEKYHLLAETMHLAYADRASYAGDPEFVKVPVNGLLHPDYIKERQQLISLDSVNKNVTAGDPWKYEEAGANYTPTSQPDDKKYGETTHFTVADRWGNVVSYTTTIEQLFGTGIMVPGYGIMLNNELTDFDAVPGGANEVQPNKRPLSSMTPTIVYENGKPVLTVGSPGGPTIITSVLQTILHAIEYDMELKAAVEQPRIYTNNINSYRYEEGISPNTISKLNEMGHKFGPAPTTIGNVQSILIDHEKGIFKGVADSSRNGAAIGINLKGKGK
- a CDS encoding RNA polymerase sigma factor, translating into MIEKVLSGSDQAFRVLVEKYRHDVFRTVYAVLRDQKEAEDAAQEVFLKIYRSLPRYEHQGFKTWITRIAVNHAIDIKRKLARRKEEALEFQGQEVFATVRDSVEEQMFLKEKQRLVRERLEEVPENYRDVIVGFYIAEKSYQEMAEEQQVAVKTIETKLYRARNWMKKHWEEDDFS
- a CDS encoding anti-sigma factor family protein, with protein sequence MKHYSLADWLAYIEGEADAHQQAEMEDHLYSCAECLDLYSTGIEINEEHFPGIQNPEFTDYVMQQINFVKGRGEEDGNTVSRLIPNEKPYYRNQVFHYIVAAAATLLLMFSGVFQSITAIAGNIDSQTKNRSYTEGIITKTFAWMDSLEKNKEDEQ
- a CDS encoding multi-TM2 domain-containing protein encodes the protein MKNPIAALTLSVFPGLGHIYNGKIFKGLLYLITIVGTELFAALAFMNNEPDLGVISFFIGLILYIISFIDIGRQLSKSFVKKTEVAGGDEKHANQESERFYAIILSLIPGLGHFQIGLLNRGVTLLASFIGCGVMVMFVTVMTGRGEFLVFLAVLPIIWLYGFFDATVQLNKKQRGEILVDRTIFEEFEMRREDGKKSRAIATFLSIFPGAGHLYLGLQRRGIQLMAAFLFAIYILDVLRLGIFLFLIPIIWFYSFFDGLQKASRSGSESLEDIPVITYFVNHQRWVGIGLVALGFYYLFTNIFLPVFQPIIAKFITVDMYMLSNYLQTAIVCILLIGGGLKLLAGNKGKKGESGL
- a CDS encoding rhodanese-like domain-containing protein produces the protein MAVKVIPILAAGVLLMAACSASDSATEKPKKVESTGGYKSIAKENEGEETPAFKSVPSAEAEKMVAGGGVTVIDVRGPELFAESHLPEAQNIPIKEIEAKSYDLDPNGTYLIVCQKGKTSEKASGLLVENGYPNVINMSGGMDSWTGATEKSK
- a CDS encoding PaaI family thioesterase — protein: MEEKIEKAIQDIYPDDFAWCYGCGRLNKDGHQLRTGWQGDKTVTIYTPDSKYMGIPGFIYGGMIASLIDCHGTGSASLALHRKNGNEIGDGTVPPRFVTASLNVEFLKPTPQDVPLKAIGTVEEIHPKKWKVHTELFANDILCARGEVVLVVMPSTFLNNK
- a CDS encoding DUF6155 family protein; translated protein: MKIKVPELKKKLKEYDQKELIQLVTELFKASKDVQSILSVKFLGDEATEELYNNAKKAVESGFYTKRGEPTIRLAEAKKAIANFEKLSGDEEKTLDLMLYYVELGVDFTNSFGDIDYTFYNSMVGMYDKVTSKCAMEEEYYHSFASRLKQILYETADIGWGFHEALVDSFSEMGYSDDDEEDEEESL
- a CDS encoding sigma-54 interaction domain-containing protein; amino-acid sequence: METAIKELKNLADYDNVLVVDRNGVILFYDLADVKILKTLGMRPEEFIGSRITSFYTNLTEENSTLLSAIRTGESLCNVRQEMKTRTGNEYISMNSTFPIKQGEEIVGAIEFSKHFFKKPDIRVIDQYAGHKIYRKNNTIYTINDIITENPGMLEIKRKIERIARSDSTVFLYGSTGTGKEMVAQAIHNAGSRYGKQFLSLNCGAIPPNLIESTLFGTVKGSFTGSEDMPGAFEQANGGTLFLDEINSLDLHLQVKLLKAIEEKTIRRIGGKKNIFLDIRVISATNEHPEQLLAEKRLREDLYYRLGVVQLELPLLKDRPEDIKLLLDTYIAFYNAHMDVAVDGYNDEVLDCFMGYDWPGNVRELKNAVETAFNQVESRMITLEDIPYRVRQFKKGPQASAVPIRGKRPLKDAVEEFELTLIQEALKESNGVIAESARILGLSKQLLKYKMEKHGLR